A single window of Halobacterium jilantaiense DNA harbors:
- a CDS encoding methyl-accepting chemotaxis protein gives MSDIDRGLLDRVLPARLRGSYAAKFNILLLAVVVVVAAAGGFIHLQTQASVSADTEEQVSGIAEQQAASLHDWATQKEATAQFLASDFGGDSVWASDVEPELERQLATLQDSVLAIHIVSTGTNSVVASTDDARTGESLSSEDVPWFGTIADGTTSVQMSDPYRVDGEPVVAVTAPTDKTGWVLAMTVSLADRSQSFNSPIATGDVKVVGGDGTITFDNRNRALLEQYTDSDGETPDAVETARSGQTVYEVNSERTGMEDGRYATAYTPVAGTDWVLAYHVPRGEAYALQTQVTEYLAGMVVIALVGLLLVGLTVGRRTSSALDELSGVASAVAEGDLDTDVPDTDRTDELGQLVESFQGMQAYLGTAASQADALAEQDFDADVLDEDLPGSFGASLSQMHTRLEALITDLDEARENAEQTREEAEEARRESERLTERLEARAAEYSDEMAAAAAGDLTRRLDEDADSEPMRDIAAAFNDMMDDVEATLSQVRSIADAVDRASTDVSTSSAEMRNASDQVSESVQDISADADQQRDRLGTVGDEITSLSATVEEIAASADDVAQTVDEAATESERGRALGEDAVAELERIEATADSAVERVNALEEAVDAIGEVTGVITDIAEQTNMLALNANIEAARADKSGDGFAVVADEVKDLADETKESAAEIEGLVEDVQRDVEATVGDMAELGERVDAGSETIEAALSALDDIGGQVEDANASVQSISEATDEQAASTEEVVSMTDEVEELSERTATEAQQVSAAAEEQAASVSEVAGLADELDDQVSDLNSLLAQFETREALADSERAGGDDEPAGDDPADEVLPGDDDSDSAAADGGESAGDDDPDAATDGGFDFR, from the coding sequence GTGAGCGACATCGACCGTGGGCTGCTCGACCGCGTGCTGCCCGCCAGACTCCGGGGCAGCTACGCCGCGAAGTTCAACATCTTGTTGCTCGCAGTGGTGGTGGTGGTCGCAGCCGCCGGTGGGTTCATCCACCTCCAGACGCAGGCGTCTGTCAGTGCCGACACCGAAGAGCAGGTGTCTGGCATCGCGGAACAGCAGGCGGCCTCGCTGCACGACTGGGCGACCCAGAAGGAGGCGACCGCGCAGTTCCTCGCGTCGGACTTCGGCGGCGATTCCGTCTGGGCGAGCGATGTCGAGCCGGAGCTGGAACGCCAGCTCGCGACACTCCAAGACAGCGTGCTGGCGATCCACATCGTCTCGACGGGGACGAACAGCGTGGTGGCGAGCACGGACGACGCGCGAACGGGCGAGTCACTGTCCAGCGAGGACGTGCCGTGGTTCGGGACGATTGCCGATGGGACCACGAGCGTCCAGATGTCCGACCCCTACCGCGTCGACGGCGAGCCCGTAGTGGCGGTGACCGCGCCGACTGACAAGACCGGGTGGGTGCTCGCGATGACGGTCTCGCTGGCCGACCGCTCGCAGTCGTTCAACTCCCCGATCGCGACGGGTGACGTGAAGGTCGTCGGCGGCGACGGCACCATCACGTTCGACAACCGGAACCGCGCGCTGCTGGAGCAGTACACCGACAGCGACGGGGAGACGCCGGACGCGGTCGAGACCGCGCGCAGCGGCCAGACGGTCTACGAGGTGAACAGCGAGCGCACCGGCATGGAGGACGGCCGGTACGCGACCGCGTACACGCCGGTCGCGGGGACCGACTGGGTGCTGGCGTACCACGTGCCGCGCGGCGAGGCGTACGCGCTCCAGACGCAGGTGACGGAGTACCTCGCCGGGATGGTCGTCATCGCGCTCGTCGGCCTGCTGCTCGTCGGCCTCACCGTCGGGCGGCGGACGTCCAGTGCCCTCGACGAACTCTCCGGGGTCGCGTCGGCGGTCGCGGAGGGCGACCTCGATACCGACGTGCCGGACACCGACCGGACCGACGAACTCGGCCAGCTCGTCGAGTCCTTCCAGGGGATGCAGGCGTACCTCGGGACGGCAGCGAGCCAGGCCGACGCGCTCGCTGAGCAGGACTTCGACGCGGACGTGCTCGACGAGGACCTCCCCGGGTCGTTCGGGGCGTCGCTCTCACAGATGCACACGCGCCTGGAGGCGCTCATCACGGACCTCGACGAGGCCCGCGAGAACGCCGAGCAGACGCGCGAGGAGGCCGAGGAGGCGCGCCGCGAGTCCGAGCGTCTCACCGAGCGGCTGGAGGCGCGGGCGGCCGAGTACAGCGACGAGATGGCGGCGGCCGCGGCCGGCGACCTGACTCGGCGTCTCGACGAGGACGCCGACAGCGAGCCGATGCGGGACATCGCCGCGGCGTTCAACGACATGATGGACGACGTGGAGGCGACGCTCTCCCAGGTTCGGTCCATCGCGGACGCCGTCGACCGGGCGAGCACCGACGTCTCCACGAGCTCCGCGGAGATGCGGAACGCGAGCGACCAGGTCAGCGAGTCCGTTCAGGACATCTCGGCAGACGCCGACCAGCAGCGCGACCGGCTCGGCACGGTCGGCGACGAGATCACGTCGCTGTCCGCGACCGTCGAGGAGATCGCGGCGAGCGCCGACGACGTCGCCCAGACCGTCGACGAAGCGGCGACCGAGAGCGAGCGCGGCCGGGCGCTCGGCGAGGACGCGGTCGCCGAACTCGAGCGCATCGAGGCGACCGCCGACAGCGCCGTCGAACGGGTCAACGCTCTCGAAGAGGCTGTCGACGCCATCGGCGAGGTGACGGGCGTCATCACGGACATCGCGGAGCAGACGAACATGCTCGCGCTGAACGCGAACATCGAGGCCGCCCGCGCCGACAAGAGCGGTGACGGCTTCGCTGTCGTCGCAGACGAGGTCAAGGACCTCGCCGACGAGACCAAAGAGTCCGCCGCCGAAATCGAGGGACTCGTCGAGGACGTCCAGCGGGACGTCGAGGCGACCGTCGGCGACATGGCGGAACTCGGCGAGCGCGTCGACGCCGGCAGCGAGACCATCGAGGCCGCGCTGTCCGCGCTCGACGACATCGGCGGGCAGGTCGAGGACGCGAACGCGAGCGTGCAGTCCATCAGCGAGGCGACCGACGAGCAGGCCGCCTCCACGGAGGAGGTCGTGTCGATGACCGACGAGGTCGAGGAGCTCAGCGAGCGCACCGCGACGGAGGCTCAGCAGGTGTCGGCGGCCGCCGAGGAGCAGGCCGCCTCGGTCTCCGAGGTCGCCGGCCTCGCGGACGAGCTCGACGACCAGGTGTCGGACCTCAACAGCCTGCTCGCCCAGTTCGAGACCCGGGAGGCGCTCGCCGACAGCGAGCGCGCGGGTGGCGACGACGAGCCAGCCGGCGACGACCCGGCCGACGAGGTGCTGCCGGGTGACGACGACTCCGACTCCGCGGCAGCCGACGGCGGTGAGTCCGCGGGCGACGACGACCCGGACGCGGCGACGGACGGCGGCTTCGACTTCCGCTGA
- a CDS encoding ABC transporter substrate-binding protein, with the protein MHRATRRDWLATAGATAVAGLAGCMGIGGSSQPVAVGSLLPLSGPGALGDVASHHERAVATAVEHANRAGGVGGREVVHVSKDTAADPETAAEAYDELTADHSLLSVVGPVISDVTGSLTERAAEDRTLLVSPSSTAPTLASAGRTDDGKFFARTCPNDSQQAAVMAKIVDDDVYAGADTVAVCYLDNAFGSALAEGVENSLDADVVASVAYAGSTETPEGPVDDALASDPDAIAFVGSPGSSESVLEELLRREYDGGVALSSGLVPSNPKPNWSGVYTASVASSNTVGTKRLRRELSDIAPLLVYATNAYDAAMLPLLAGEYAGDASSSAAAGALQSVSGGVGHSVTVNEFGRARSLVDAGRELNYKGAAGSMDLTDDLEPVTGYLVQQVVDSGMETLELLKPGFFSGGDGS; encoded by the coding sequence ATGCATCGTGCAACTAGACGTGACTGGCTAGCAACCGCCGGGGCGACGGCAGTCGCTGGCCTCGCCGGCTGTATGGGGATCGGGGGGTCGAGTCAGCCGGTAGCGGTCGGGTCACTGCTCCCGCTGTCGGGGCCGGGCGCGCTCGGTGACGTCGCCAGCCACCACGAGCGCGCGGTCGCCACAGCGGTCGAGCACGCGAACCGCGCCGGGGGCGTCGGCGGCCGCGAGGTCGTCCACGTCTCGAAGGACACGGCGGCCGACCCGGAGACCGCCGCGGAGGCGTACGACGAGCTCACGGCGGACCACTCGCTGCTGTCCGTGGTCGGTCCGGTCATCAGTGACGTCACGGGGTCGCTCACCGAGCGCGCCGCCGAGGACCGAACGCTACTCGTCAGCCCGTCTAGCACAGCGCCGACGCTGGCGTCCGCGGGCCGCACTGACGACGGGAAGTTCTTCGCGCGGACGTGCCCGAACGACAGTCAGCAGGCCGCCGTCATGGCGAAAATCGTCGACGACGACGTGTACGCGGGCGCAGACACCGTCGCAGTCTGCTACCTCGACAACGCGTTCGGCTCGGCGCTCGCGGAGGGCGTCGAGAACAGCCTCGACGCCGACGTGGTCGCCAGTGTCGCCTACGCTGGCTCCACCGAAACGCCCGAAGGGCCTGTCGACGACGCGCTCGCATCCGACCCGGACGCCATCGCGTTCGTCGGGTCGCCGGGCTCCTCGGAGTCCGTCCTCGAAGAGCTGCTGCGGCGCGAGTACGACGGCGGGGTGGCGCTGAGTTCCGGGCTCGTTCCGTCGAACCCCAAACCGAACTGGTCGGGCGTCTACACGGCGTCGGTCGCCAGTTCGAACACCGTCGGGACGAAGCGGCTGCGGCGCGAACTGAGCGATATCGCGCCACTGCTCGTGTACGCCACGAACGCCTACGACGCCGCGATGCTGCCGCTGCTCGCCGGCGAGTACGCGGGGGACGCGTCGTCGTCGGCCGCCGCTGGCGCGCTGCAGTCCGTCTCGGGCGGCGTCGGGCACTCGGTGACCGTCAACGAGTTCGGTCGCGCCCGCAGTCTCGTGGACGCAGGCCGCGAACTCAACTACAAGGGAGCGGCCGGTAGCATGGACCTCACTGACGACCTCGAACCGGTGACCGGCTACCTCGTCCAGCAGGTCGTGGACAGCGGCATGGAGACACTCGAACTACTGAAGCCGGGGTTCTTCTCCGGGGGTGACGGGTCGTGA
- the deoC gene encoding deoxyribose-phosphate aldolase: MDRHELAARIDHTVLGPETTPADVEGVVDEAAEYGMNVCIPPCYVPEAREHAPDDLTVATVIGFPHGQHATAAKVAEAEGAHEDGADELDLVINVGRLKAGEHDAVESDIGAVVDATPLPVKVIIETALLSDDEKHAACEAAEAAGADMVKTSTGFADGGAEVPDVELMSEYLPVKASGGVGTYEQAQAMFDAGAVRIGASSGVEIVESFDA; encoded by the coding sequence ATGGACCGCCACGAACTCGCTGCCCGCATCGACCACACCGTCCTCGGGCCGGAGACGACGCCCGCGGACGTCGAAGGCGTCGTCGACGAGGCCGCCGAGTACGGCATGAACGTCTGTATCCCGCCGTGCTACGTTCCCGAGGCACGCGAGCACGCGCCCGACGACCTCACTGTCGCCACCGTAATCGGGTTCCCGCACGGCCAGCACGCGACCGCTGCGAAGGTCGCAGAGGCCGAGGGTGCCCACGAGGACGGCGCGGACGAGCTCGACCTCGTAATCAACGTCGGCCGCCTCAAAGCCGGCGAGCACGACGCCGTCGAGAGCGACATCGGGGCGGTCGTCGACGCCACGCCGCTCCCCGTGAAGGTCATCATCGAGACGGCGCTGCTGTCCGACGACGAGAAACACGCCGCCTGCGAGGCCGCCGAGGCCGCCGGCGCGGACATGGTGAAGACGTCGACCGGGTTCGCCGACGGCGGGGCGGAGGTGCCGGACGTGGAACTGATGAGCGAGTACCTCCCCGTGAAGGCCAGCGGCGGCGTCGGGACCTACGAGCAGGCGCAGGCGATGTTCGACGCCGGTGCCGTCCGCATCGGCGCGTCGTCCGGTGTCGAAATCGTCGAGTCGTTCGACGCGTAG
- a CDS encoding tRNA (N(6)-L-threonylcarbamoyladenosine(37)-C(2))-methylthiotransferase: MARYHIETYGCTSNRGESREIERRLRDAGHHQVDGPADADVAILNTCTVVEKTERNMLRRAEELADETADLIVTGCMALAQGEEFDDADVDAQVLHWDEVPEAVTNGECPTTTPDAEPILDGVVGILPIARGCMSNCSYCITKQATGRVDSPPVEANVEKARALVHAGAREIRITGQDTGVYGWDEGERKLPELLERIATEIEGDFRVRVGMANPGGVHGIREELARVFAEHDEIYNFLHAPVQSGSDDVLEDMRRQHEVSQYLDIVETFDDYLDEWTLSTDFIVGFPTEDDEDHEQSMDLLRETRPEKINVTRFSKRPGTDAAEMKGLGGQTKKDRSKAMTDLKMDVVGDAHESMVGTERDVLVVEEGTGDSVKCYDESYRQVIIQNATEHGLEPGDFATVEVTGHQTVYAFAEPVAPVDADDGRAETTAD, translated from the coding sequence ATGGCCCGCTACCACATCGAGACGTACGGGTGTACCTCGAACCGCGGCGAGAGCCGCGAAATCGAGCGACGCCTCCGCGACGCCGGCCACCATCAGGTGGATGGGCCGGCGGACGCGGACGTCGCCATCCTCAACACCTGTACCGTCGTCGAGAAAACGGAGCGCAACATGCTCCGGCGGGCCGAGGAACTCGCCGACGAGACGGCCGACCTCATCGTCACGGGCTGTATGGCGCTCGCTCAGGGCGAGGAGTTCGACGACGCGGACGTCGACGCCCAGGTGCTGCACTGGGACGAGGTCCCGGAAGCCGTCACGAACGGCGAGTGCCCGACGACGACGCCGGACGCCGAGCCGATTCTGGACGGCGTGGTGGGTATTCTCCCCATCGCGCGGGGCTGCATGAGCAACTGTTCGTACTGCATCACGAAGCAGGCGACCGGCCGCGTGGACTCGCCGCCGGTCGAGGCGAACGTCGAGAAGGCCCGGGCGCTCGTCCACGCCGGCGCGCGCGAGATTCGCATCACCGGACAGGACACGGGCGTCTACGGCTGGGACGAGGGCGAACGGAAGCTCCCGGAGCTACTGGAGCGCATCGCCACCGAAATCGAGGGCGACTTCCGGGTGCGCGTCGGGATGGCGAACCCCGGCGGGGTCCACGGCATCCGCGAGGAACTGGCCCGAGTGTTCGCCGAGCACGACGAAATCTACAACTTCCTGCACGCGCCCGTGCAGTCCGGCAGCGACGACGTGCTCGAAGACATGCGCCGCCAGCACGAGGTCAGCCAGTACCTCGACATCGTGGAGACGTTCGACGACTACCTCGACGAGTGGACGCTCTCGACGGACTTCATCGTCGGCTTCCCGACCGAGGACGACGAGGACCACGAGCAGTCGATGGACCTGCTGCGCGAAACCCGCCCCGAGAAAATCAACGTCACGCGGTTCTCGAAGCGCCCCGGCACCGACGCCGCCGAGATGAAGGGGCTCGGCGGGCAGACGAAGAAGGACCGCTCGAAGGCGATGACGGACCTGAAGATGGACGTCGTCGGCGACGCCCACGAGTCGATGGTGGGCACGGAGCGCGACGTACTCGTCGTCGAGGAGGGGACCGGCGACTCGGTGAAGTGCTACGACGAGTCCTACCGACAGGTCATCATCCAGAACGCCACCGAACACGGCCTCGAACCCGGCGACTTCGCCACGGTCGAGGTCACCGGCCACCAGACCGTCTACGCGTTCGCCGAGCCGGTCGCGCCCGTCGACGCCGACGACGGCCGCGCCGAGACGACTGCGGACTGA
- a CDS encoding DUF4129 domain-containing protein, which yields MNRRALLAVLAASGACVAFGVAGATFGASIPADDPAPGSVDGPLDVAAGGGGGGERLADRNVADGSARCVLCGVSARSLVAGLVPAVGPLTWAVLAAVVAAGAWVAGLRKGDADPANGAEPTDPDSAVRSGESTAAGHSVPPDAPATNGVYRAWASLAERVSGTVPDTRTPQSVAEDAVDAGFDQDAVTRLTALFERVRYGPATATAERERAAREALADADDGEEP from the coding sequence GTGAATCGACGAGCCCTCCTCGCGGTTCTGGCCGCTTCGGGCGCGTGCGTGGCGTTCGGCGTAGCCGGAGCCACGTTCGGTGCCTCGATTCCAGCTGACGACCCCGCTCCCGGTTCCGTCGACGGGCCTCTGGACGTGGCTGCTGGCGGCGGCGGTGGCGGGGAGCGACTCGCCGACCGGAACGTCGCCGATGGGAGCGCTCGCTGCGTGCTCTGTGGCGTGAGCGCTCGCTCGCTAGTCGCCGGGCTGGTGCCCGCCGTCGGCCCGCTGACGTGGGCGGTCCTCGCCGCCGTCGTCGCCGCTGGCGCGTGGGTCGCCGGGCTGCGAAAGGGAGACGCCGACCCGGCGAACGGAGCCGAACCGACAGACCCCGACAGCGCGGTCCGGTCCGGGGAATCAACCGCAGCCGGTCACAGCGTTCCGCCCGATGCGCCTGCCACGAACGGAGTATACCGCGCGTGGGCGTCGCTGGCAGAACGAGTGTCCGGGACCGTCCCGGACACGCGGACGCCCCAGTCGGTCGCCGAAGACGCCGTCGACGCCGGGTTCGACCAGGACGCCGTGACGCGGCTGACCGCACTGTTCGAGCGCGTCAGGTACGGGCCAGCCACGGCGACAGCCGAGCGTGAGCGCGCGGCCCGCGAAGCGCTCGCAGACGCAGACGACGGGGAGGAGCCGTGA
- a CDS encoding DUF7269 family protein → MSRQTVLVLTGVASTTAGLVLLGTPASAPAAVPVLPVVGLLGVAALAVGGLAALDRFGDGVGTGDPSSSSATVAVPGDDFDDRLADLSVTDDAGREAVRDRLTAAAAVALAAENGCSRSAARERIDAGEWPDGRDNARVRAFFAGRDPTPAERVTTVLTGEPTIARRARRTATVLAERGDDQ, encoded by the coding sequence GTGAGCCGGCAGACGGTACTCGTGCTGACCGGCGTGGCGTCGACGACCGCCGGACTGGTGTTGCTCGGGACGCCGGCGTCGGCTCCGGCGGCGGTCCCCGTGTTGCCGGTCGTCGGTCTCCTCGGCGTCGCAGCGCTCGCAGTCGGCGGTCTCGCGGCGCTCGACCGGTTCGGGGACGGCGTCGGCACCGGTGACCCGAGCAGTTCGTCGGCCACTGTCGCAGTTCCGGGCGACGACTTCGACGACCGGCTCGCAGACCTGTCGGTGACCGACGACGCGGGCCGCGAGGCAGTTCGAGACCGGCTCACGGCGGCTGCAGCGGTCGCGCTCGCGGCCGAGAACGGTTGCTCTCGGAGTGCTGCTCGGGAGCGAATCGACGCGGGCGAGTGGCCGGACGGCCGCGACAACGCTCGGGTGCGGGCGTTCTTCGCGGGTCGCGACCCGACCCCGGCCGAGCGCGTCACCACGGTGCTGACCGGGGAGCCGACGATTGCTCGCCGAGCCAGACGCACGGCGACCGTGCTCGCCGAGCGGGGGGACGACCAGTGA
- a CDS encoding DUF58 domain-containing protein, whose protein sequence is MTGGASASGAVRPTGRWRGLAGAALLPGVVGLFARTPALLSVSALGVALAAYARGVEPPPAASVSVSRTVSDSRPDPGDEVTVTVAVENTGSRTIPALEVADGVPPGLSVTTDSPVLGTALPPGSTATVTYHVAARRGAHEFEPATVVTRDVAGVVERRVDMAAQSSDTIDTRSVARESRVGSLPATPTPRAGTRPADASGGGVAFRGVREYRRGDPLARVDWRRLARTGELATVEYHADRRATVVLVVDARRTAAVAPGPGEPTARRRAAEGADELYASLSAAGYRVGVAVFGEGAEWVPPGSGPAHDARVNDCLQRIADDPDSTADPPDWRAWLRERVPAGVAVVALTPVCDDAALDALHVLGARTLVRVVAPDPTAGDTPGHWLAARERSRRLDDLTSRKVPVADWPPGIPLREALAEAGWRG, encoded by the coding sequence GTGACCGGCGGTGCGAGCGCGTCCGGAGCGGTCCGGCCCACCGGCCGGTGGCGGGGGCTCGCCGGTGCAGCACTACTGCCCGGGGTCGTCGGGCTGTTCGCTCGAACGCCGGCGCTGCTCTCGGTGAGTGCACTCGGCGTCGCGCTCGCGGCGTACGCCCGGGGAGTGGAGCCGCCGCCCGCGGCGTCGGTGTCCGTCTCCCGGACCGTCAGTGACTCGCGTCCCGACCCGGGCGACGAGGTGACCGTGACAGTGGCCGTGGAGAACACCGGGTCGCGGACGATTCCGGCGCTGGAGGTCGCCGACGGCGTCCCGCCGGGGCTGTCGGTCACGACAGACAGTCCTGTACTCGGGACGGCGCTGCCGCCGGGCAGCACCGCGACCGTCACGTACCACGTCGCGGCGCGCCGCGGGGCCCACGAGTTCGAGCCCGCGACGGTCGTCACCCGGGACGTCGCCGGCGTCGTCGAGCGCCGGGTCGATATGGCGGCACAGTCCTCCGACACCATCGACACGCGCTCCGTCGCTCGGGAGTCCCGGGTGGGGTCGCTGCCAGCGACACCCACTCCCCGTGCAGGGACGCGCCCAGCGGATGCGAGCGGCGGCGGCGTGGCGTTCCGTGGCGTCCGCGAGTACCGCCGCGGCGACCCGCTCGCGCGCGTCGACTGGCGTCGCCTCGCTCGCACGGGGGAGCTCGCGACCGTCGAATACCACGCTGACCGACGAGCGACAGTCGTACTCGTGGTCGATGCCCGCCGGACAGCCGCTGTCGCACCCGGTCCGGGCGAGCCGACTGCGCGACGGCGTGCGGCGGAGGGTGCGGACGAACTGTACGCGTCGCTGTCGGCGGCGGGGTACCGGGTCGGCGTGGCGGTCTTCGGTGAGGGTGCCGAGTGGGTGCCGCCCGGGAGCGGCCCAGCCCACGACGCCCGGGTTAACGACTGTCTGCAGCGGATTGCCGACGACCCGGACTCGACCGCTGACCCGCCGGACTGGCGCGCGTGGCTCCGTGAACGCGTCCCGGCCGGAGTGGCCGTGGTCGCACTGACGCCGGTGTGCGACGATGCGGCGCTGGACGCGCTCCACGTACTCGGGGCGCGAACGCTGGTTCGCGTGGTCGCTCCCGACCCGACGGCCGGGGACACCCCCGGCCACTGGCTCGCAGCACGTGAGCGCTCGCGACGGCTCGACGACTTGACATCGCGCAAGGTTCCCGTCGCCGACTGGCCGCCGGGCATCCCGCTTCGCGAAGCTCTGGCCGAGGCGGGGTGGCGAGGATGA
- a CDS encoding DUF7519 family protein, giving the protein MNRSGVVSGFASGLAAVAALVLAGVDAASTLVALGSVAVLLAGLFVGRRGAVTLGTAGLGVAVTMAGLAGASATGLAAGAAATVVAWTTGQTAVEFASRASAVATTSLELVHVAGTTGVVGAAAALAVAPRTLSFDSSPLGVALVLFGGVALTAAVLLAD; this is encoded by the coding sequence ATGAACCGGTCGGGCGTCGTGTCCGGCTTCGCGTCCGGCCTCGCTGCGGTCGCGGCACTCGTTCTGGCGGGCGTCGACGCGGCGTCGACGCTCGTCGCACTCGGGTCCGTCGCAGTGCTCCTCGCAGGGCTGTTCGTGGGACGCCGGGGTGCCGTTACGCTCGGCACAGCCGGACTGGGCGTCGCGGTGACGATGGCCGGGCTCGCCGGGGCGAGTGCGACGGGTCTCGCCGCCGGTGCGGCGGCGACGGTTGTCGCGTGGACCACCGGGCAGACCGCCGTGGAGTTCGCCAGCCGGGCGTCGGCGGTGGCGACCACCAGCCTCGAACTCGTGCACGTCGCCGGGACGACCGGAGTGGTTGGCGCGGCCGCCGCGCTCGCGGTTGCGCCCCGGACGCTGTCGTTCGACTCGTCGCCGCTCGGGGTGGCGCTCGTGCTGTTCGGTGGCGTCGCGCTCACGGCGGCCGTCCTCCTCGCGGACTGA
- a CDS encoding cation diffusion facilitator family transporter, with protein sequence MERKRAVRRVGLLVLAANLGLVAAKGAAWWATGSLAVGSEAVNSLADVAYSVVVLGGLYLTTQPPDFEHPHGHERIEPFVSLVVALGVLAAGAAVLWQASTSLLAGDPGRSAGLPGVLVLAGTAVAKYVLYRYVLGVAENHHSPALRATALDNRNDILTAGAALAGVLGSAAGYPVLDPLAAFVVAAGILHTGYEIVRDNLNYLVGAAPPADLREEILSRALAHPDVEGAHDVVAHYVGPEIDVSLHVEVEGEMTLHEAHDIETELILDLESIPEVDDVFVHVDPKELGEWKGESPVNATE encoded by the coding sequence ATGGAGCGCAAGCGGGCGGTCCGCCGCGTCGGTCTCCTCGTGCTCGCGGCGAACCTCGGGCTGGTCGCGGCGAAGGGCGCTGCGTGGTGGGCGACCGGCAGCCTCGCGGTCGGCTCCGAGGCCGTCAACAGCCTCGCGGACGTGGCGTACTCGGTGGTCGTCCTCGGCGGCCTCTACCTGACGACCCAGCCGCCGGACTTCGAGCACCCCCACGGCCACGAGCGCATCGAGCCGTTCGTCTCCCTCGTGGTCGCGCTCGGCGTGCTCGCGGCGGGCGCGGCCGTGCTCTGGCAGGCGAGCACATCGTTGCTCGCGGGCGACCCCGGTCGGAGCGCCGGCCTCCCGGGCGTCCTCGTGCTGGCGGGGACAGCCGTCGCGAAGTACGTCCTCTACCGGTACGTTCTCGGCGTCGCCGAGAACCACCACTCGCCCGCCCTGCGCGCGACCGCACTCGACAACCGCAACGACATCCTCACTGCCGGGGCGGCGCTCGCCGGCGTCCTCGGCTCGGCCGCCGGCTACCCGGTGCTGGACCCGCTGGCGGCGTTCGTCGTCGCCGCCGGCATCCTCCACACCGGCTACGAGATTGTCCGCGACAACCTCAACTACCTCGTCGGGGCCGCGCCGCCCGCGGACCTCCGCGAGGAGATTCTGTCCCGCGCGCTCGCCCACCCCGACGTAGAGGGTGCCCACGACGTCGTCGCGCACTACGTCGGTCCCGAAATCGACGTGAGTCTCCACGTCGAGGTGGAGGGCGAGATGACGCTGCACGAGGCCCACGACATCGAGACCGAACTCATCCTCGACCTCGAATCCATCCCGGAGGTCGACGACGTGTTCGTCCACGTCGACCCGAAGGAACTCGGGGAGTGGAAGGGCGAGAGCCCAGTGAACGCGACCGAGTAG
- a CDS encoding HIT domain-containing protein: MDQVFAPWRIEWVERDDKNEGVDCVFCEFPGREDAREHLVVARSEHAAVMLNNYPYNPGHCMVIPDVHTGEYTDLDDDVLLDHARLKQATVDALDAAMGPDGFNTGLNLGGGAAGGSIDDHLHTHVVPRWNGDTNFMATVSDTKVIVEALDDTYDRLHDAFLAREDASEGPSGAVRVTFD, from the coding sequence ATGGACCAGGTGTTCGCGCCGTGGCGCATCGAGTGGGTCGAACGCGACGACAAGAACGAGGGCGTCGACTGCGTGTTCTGCGAGTTCCCCGGCCGCGAGGACGCCCGCGAACACCTCGTCGTGGCGCGCTCCGAGCACGCCGCCGTGATGCTGAACAACTACCCGTACAACCCCGGACACTGCATGGTGATTCCGGACGTCCACACCGGCGAGTACACCGACCTCGATGACGACGTGCTGCTGGACCACGCGCGCCTGAAGCAGGCGACCGTCGACGCGCTCGACGCCGCGATGGGGCCCGACGGCTTCAACACCGGGCTGAACCTCGGCGGCGGCGCGGCCGGCGGCAGCATCGACGACCACCTGCACACGCACGTCGTGCCGCGCTGGAACGGCGACACGAACTTCATGGCAACCGTCAGCGACACGAAGGTCATCGTGGAGGCGCTCGACGACACCTACGACCGGCTCCACGACGCGTTCCTCGCTCGCGAAGACGCCAGTGAGGGTCCGAGCGGCGCGGTCAGGGTGACTTTCGACTGA
- a CDS encoding DUF7835 family putative zinc beta-ribbon protein — MQPVVPVASKTPTTDALTERCENCGGVTAHRVSVEVRTENEGGENAAFSREPYRVATCRTCGEETSKRMNDA; from the coding sequence ATGCAACCGGTGGTTCCAGTGGCGAGCAAGACCCCCACGACGGACGCACTGACGGAGCGCTGCGAGAACTGCGGCGGCGTCACCGCCCACCGCGTCTCCGTCGAGGTCCGAACGGAGAACGAGGGCGGGGAGAACGCCGCGTTCTCGCGGGAGCCCTACCGCGTCGCCACGTGCCGGACCTGCGGGGAGGAGACGAGCAAGCGCATGAACGACGCCTGA